The proteins below are encoded in one region of Stieleria sp. JC731:
- the xseA gene encoding exodeoxyribonuclease VII large subunit — MSDRTEFEDSGPNQAISVSELNHHLKAVVEGTFPPMWVAGEVSDVSKPRSGHIYFTLKDDDSQIRAVMWRSMASTLRFQIENGQSLLCFGGLEVYTVRGTYQIVVRKVEAQGVGALQAAFEKLKVKLNNEGLFSLERKQPLPAHPRRIGLITSPSGAAVHDFLVSARRRMLDAEIFVIPAQVQGPGAAETIQRGLKAAAMIRPKLEVVVVTRGGGSLEDLWTFNEERVVRAIAECPIPTVSAVGHEVDVTLADLAADMRALTPTDAATRVFPDRSATVGRVQELETRMHRAIAQQLQHKRLMLTNLQRHPALAKPMEMVHLRSRMLDELDQRAKNAIGRKVDKSKAAVGQLAATLSALSPLSTLARGYSVTLDDESQAVQDASKLAIGDTIRTVLSNGELRSTISEIIPPNDEMETGV; from the coding sequence TTGAGCGACCGCACCGAATTTGAAGATAGTGGACCGAACCAAGCGATCTCGGTCAGCGAACTGAACCACCACTTGAAAGCGGTGGTCGAAGGAACCTTCCCGCCGATGTGGGTCGCCGGTGAAGTTTCCGATGTGTCCAAACCTCGTAGCGGTCACATCTATTTCACGCTGAAAGATGATGACTCGCAAATTCGCGCGGTCATGTGGCGAAGCATGGCGTCGACGCTTCGTTTTCAAATCGAAAACGGCCAATCGCTTTTATGCTTCGGCGGGCTGGAGGTCTACACCGTTCGTGGTACCTACCAAATCGTTGTCCGCAAGGTCGAGGCACAAGGTGTCGGTGCGTTACAAGCGGCTTTCGAGAAACTTAAAGTCAAGCTTAACAACGAAGGACTTTTCTCGCTCGAACGCAAACAGCCACTTCCGGCTCACCCGCGACGGATCGGGTTGATCACCAGCCCCAGTGGCGCCGCCGTCCACGATTTCCTCGTCTCGGCACGACGTCGGATGTTGGATGCCGAGATTTTTGTGATCCCGGCGCAGGTTCAAGGCCCCGGTGCAGCGGAAACGATCCAGCGCGGCTTGAAAGCCGCGGCAATGATCAGGCCGAAACTGGAAGTTGTCGTCGTCACCCGCGGTGGCGGCAGCTTAGAAGACCTTTGGACGTTTAACGAAGAGCGTGTTGTACGTGCGATCGCCGAATGTCCGATCCCAACGGTCTCTGCTGTCGGTCACGAAGTCGACGTCACCCTGGCAGACTTGGCCGCGGACATGCGTGCGTTGACCCCAACCGATGCGGCCACTCGTGTCTTCCCAGACCGATCCGCGACGGTCGGTCGAGTCCAAGAGCTCGAAACGAGAATGCATCGCGCGATCGCACAGCAGTTGCAACACAAACGGTTAATGCTCACCAACTTGCAACGCCACCCGGCTTTGGCCAAGCCGATGGAAATGGTTCACTTGCGATCTCGGATGCTAGACGAACTTGATCAGCGTGCCAAAAATGCCATCGGCAGAAAAGTCGACAAGTCAAAAGCTGCTGTTGGCCAGTTAGCCGCAACCCTTTCCGCTTTGTCGCCTTTGTCAACACTGGCACGGGGTTATAGCGTGACATTGGATGACGAAAGCCAAGCGGTGCAGGACGCGTCCAAACTGGCTATCGGTGACACGATCCGAACCGTCTTGAGCAATGGAGAGCTACGATCGACGATTTCGGAAATCATTCCGCCGAACGACGAAATGGAAACAGGGGTTTAG
- a CDS encoding S1C family serine protease, with protein MVNYQLVKAFIGPTSVLAGTVSFFRTGTWVPSLALVTIAVIALASTTGLAKAAEPLSLPPDLVSLEQTRIAAIEKAKPSAVCVFVPGGGGGGSGVLISPEGYALTNFHVTSPAGSYMRCGLSDGRVYDAVLVGLDPVGDLAMIKLLGRDDFPVAEMADSLKAQAGDWCMVIGNPFLLATNLQPTVTWGMLSGVGRYQYPSGTLLEYADCLQTDASINPGNSGGPIYNSEGQLLGIVGRCSFEKRGRVNVGVGYAISINQAKNFLGYLRSGRIVDHATLGATVSTDPDGGVVVSNILESSDAFRRGMRFNSEILEIDGRVVTTANDVQNVLGTLPNGWRVEIAFREAGKTFRVPVRLMGVHRRDELLAKMQSALPPPPPVPDEPKKSEPSEGDESEGDESNPNEDAAPSEDTPSKEKRTAHAGSGIPDAASKLIIDRKGFANYYFNQQQQDRFINRLRQQFPANASEDEPNQGYRWTIEGKNADGDAILLEVSDASLAMTVGGTRLTAENPSDLFEAVDRDAVGGILAALDGWRKMIEVGPTKFGEAYFHGTMPLGGKRPLRDCTVGIYGEMEIRWLMHPDSGMVECVEVFADRDSDPAELWINHKGDQIESLELKYGLDTKLTVQVNRWEREEVSAQ; from the coding sequence ATGGTGAATTATCAATTGGTCAAAGCGTTCATCGGTCCTACAAGCGTTCTCGCAGGCACGGTCTCCTTTTTTAGAACTGGCACATGGGTCCCATCCCTCGCGTTAGTGACAATCGCTGTTATCGCACTGGCGTCCACAACGGGATTGGCGAAGGCAGCGGAACCTTTGTCGCTTCCACCAGACTTGGTATCGCTAGAACAAACGCGGATCGCGGCAATCGAAAAGGCTAAACCAAGTGCTGTTTGCGTCTTCGTTCCTGGCGGCGGAGGCGGCGGAAGCGGCGTTTTGATTTCACCCGAAGGCTACGCGCTGACGAACTTTCACGTGACGAGTCCCGCCGGATCGTACATGCGTTGCGGGCTTAGCGATGGCCGTGTTTACGATGCGGTGCTGGTCGGACTTGATCCGGTCGGTGACTTGGCAATGATCAAGTTACTCGGTCGCGACGATTTCCCCGTCGCCGAGATGGCTGACAGTCTTAAAGCACAAGCCGGCGATTGGTGCATGGTGATTGGCAACCCTTTCTTGCTGGCGACAAACCTACAACCGACGGTGACGTGGGGAATGCTTAGTGGAGTTGGTCGCTACCAATACCCGTCGGGAACGCTGCTGGAATATGCAGACTGCCTACAAACCGATGCCTCGATCAATCCTGGTAATTCCGGCGGGCCAATTTACAACAGTGAAGGGCAGTTGCTGGGTATTGTCGGTCGGTGCTCATTCGAAAAGCGTGGCCGAGTCAATGTTGGGGTTGGGTATGCGATCTCGATCAATCAAGCCAAGAATTTTCTAGGGTATCTTCGCAGTGGTCGAATTGTCGATCACGCGACACTAGGGGCCACCGTTTCAACGGATCCAGATGGCGGAGTCGTTGTCAGTAACATTCTTGAATCCAGCGACGCATTTCGGCGCGGCATGCGATTCAACTCGGAAATACTGGAGATCGACGGCCGGGTCGTGACAACCGCTAATGATGTTCAGAACGTCCTGGGGACGCTGCCAAACGGTTGGCGAGTCGAAATAGCGTTCCGCGAAGCCGGCAAAACTTTTCGTGTGCCGGTCCGTTTGATGGGCGTTCATCGTCGCGATGAACTGCTCGCGAAGATGCAGTCCGCGCTTCCACCGCCACCACCAGTTCCAGACGAACCAAAAAAATCTGAACCGTCTGAGGGTGATGAATCGGAAGGTGACGAATCGAATCCCAATGAAGATGCCGCCCCATCCGAAGACACACCATCGAAAGAGAAGCGAACCGCTCACGCCGGCAGCGGCATTCCCGATGCCGCATCGAAACTGATCATCGATCGCAAAGGTTTCGCTAACTACTACTTCAACCAACAGCAGCAAGATCGATTTATCAATCGACTGCGGCAACAGTTCCCGGCCAACGCCAGCGAGGACGAGCCCAACCAAGGCTATCGGTGGACGATTGAAGGCAAGAATGCTGACGGCGACGCTATCTTATTGGAAGTCAGCGACGCAAGCTTGGCCATGACCGTGGGCGGAACACGGCTAACCGCAGAGAACCCTTCGGATCTATTCGAAGCGGTCGATCGAGACGCGGTCGGTGGTATTTTGGCGGCGTTGGATGGCTGGAGAAAGATGATCGAAGTTGGGCCGACCAAATTTGGCGAAGCCTATTTCCACGGCACAATGCCGCTCGGTGGCAAACGTCCCCTGCGAGACTGCACGGTCGGCATCTATGGCGAAATGGAAATTCGCTGGTTGATGCATCCAGATTCCGGCATGGTGGAATGCGTCGAAGTCTTTGCCGATCGTGATTCCGATCCTGCCGAGCTATGGATCAACCACAAAGGCGATCAAATCGAAAGCCTTGAATTGAAGTACGGCTTGGACACAAAATTGACCGTTCAAGTCAACCGTTGGGAGCGTGAGGAGGTATCAGCGCAATGA
- a CDS encoding AAA family ATPase: MVQPPPLEQNPSQPEPNDAELASELVKSCKAIRDQVARVVVGQNEVVEQLLIAILSRGHCLLEGVPGLAKTLMIRTLAQSMHLDFHRIQFTPDLMPGDITGTDIIQEDPETGRRKLLFERGPIFTQMLLADEINRTPPKTQAALLEAMQEHEVTAGGKTYSLTEPFFVLATQNPIEQEGTYPLPEAQRDRFLFHVVVDYPTRDEEAEIVDRTTSTFDAEVKAVVTGEQIVAFQRTVRRVPLPPHVKDWVLDAVRAVRPSDPQCASWAKDLVEWGPGPRASQQLVLAAKSRALMHGRPQVTIEDVQTLALPVLRHRIVPTFTAEADGITCDDLIRRLIKDLSPKKASAL; the protein is encoded by the coding sequence ATGGTTCAGCCGCCACCGCTCGAACAAAACCCTTCGCAACCGGAACCCAATGACGCCGAACTGGCGTCCGAATTGGTCAAGTCTTGTAAAGCGATTCGGGACCAAGTCGCACGTGTGGTCGTCGGGCAAAACGAAGTTGTCGAGCAGTTGTTGATCGCGATTCTGTCGCGAGGCCATTGTCTACTCGAAGGCGTACCGGGTTTGGCAAAGACCCTGATGATCCGCACGCTAGCACAGTCGATGCATTTGGATTTTCATCGAATCCAGTTTACGCCTGACTTGATGCCCGGTGACATCACCGGCACGGACATCATCCAAGAAGACCCCGAAACTGGACGCCGAAAACTTCTTTTCGAGCGTGGACCGATCTTCACGCAAATGCTGTTGGCAGACGAAATCAACCGCACGCCACCAAAAACACAGGCGGCTCTGTTGGAAGCGATGCAGGAGCACGAAGTGACGGCCGGCGGAAAAACCTATTCGCTGACCGAGCCGTTCTTTGTGCTCGCGACGCAGAACCCGATCGAACAGGAAGGCACGTATCCCCTGCCCGAAGCACAGCGTGACCGCTTCCTTTTTCATGTCGTCGTGGACTATCCGACTCGGGACGAAGAAGCCGAGATCGTAGATCGAACCACGTCAACGTTTGATGCCGAAGTCAAGGCTGTGGTAACGGGAGAGCAGATCGTCGCGTTCCAGCGAACCGTTCGCCGCGTTCCCCTGCCCCCCCACGTCAAAGACTGGGTATTAGATGCCGTCCGCGCTGTCCGCCCATCTGATCCGCAGTGTGCTTCTTGGGCAAAAGACCTTGTCGAATGGGGGCCAGGCCCTCGGGCAAGCCAGCAACTTGTCTTGGCTGCCAAGTCGCGTGCGCTCATGCACGGACGCCCGCAGGTGACGATCGAAGACGTTCAAACATTAGCGTTGCCGGTTCTAAGACACCGCATCGTTCCGACATTTACGGCCGAAGCGGATGGTATTACCTGTGACGATTTGATCCGCAGGTTGATCAAAGATCTGTCGCCAAAGAAAGCTTCGGCTCTTTGA
- a CDS encoding NPCBM/NEW2 domain-containing protein, giving the protein MRRNRCRPLFFEKLSQERLFPLTTVLLAVVNITVALTFNAALAADVEVELSSGEKVQGQWTSINGESISIGDPVQPHELSQVISLRPLANQSDAIPPAINLTLVDGSNLRITSVISDESDVTATPVKRMPIGFPLEAVRSIRFRPSAAATDAQWLGLFEKELRSDLLVIRRANDQLDPVEGVILSISAQTVNFELDGDEIEAPVERLEGVLFRNILENSSSGTRVETVFGSSMVASRIRLANDGQDVQLTLQAGVQHDVPVNQIKRIQFASARQMLASQPPASKRMQPYLKTGISESLFDAWFAPSSDKDDILAAAGGEIEYRIESGFENFTGSVSRASESEGKGKIKIQIVVDDEVRWEQDVQDSELAGFQISVAGARRIKLSVQPTNDGDIGDLVRFFKPRLLK; this is encoded by the coding sequence ATGCGCCGAAACCGTTGCCGGCCGTTGTTCTTCGAGAAGTTATCTCAAGAGAGATTGTTCCCGCTGACAACGGTACTTCTAGCGGTGGTCAACATCACCGTTGCTTTGACGTTTAATGCGGCACTTGCTGCAGATGTTGAAGTCGAACTCAGCTCTGGAGAAAAGGTTCAAGGTCAGTGGACCTCGATTAATGGTGAGTCGATTTCAATTGGTGATCCGGTTCAGCCCCATGAATTGTCACAGGTCATCAGCCTGCGTCCTTTGGCAAATCAAAGCGATGCGATCCCACCGGCAATCAATCTAACGCTGGTCGACGGATCAAATCTGCGAATAACGTCGGTGATTTCAGACGAGTCCGATGTGACGGCGACACCGGTCAAGCGAATGCCTATCGGGTTCCCCTTGGAAGCCGTTCGGTCGATCCGCTTTCGGCCATCGGCCGCAGCGACGGACGCACAGTGGCTGGGACTGTTTGAAAAGGAATTGCGATCCGACCTTCTGGTCATTCGCCGCGCCAACGATCAACTTGATCCCGTCGAAGGAGTGATCTTGTCGATCAGCGCACAGACCGTCAACTTCGAACTTGATGGCGACGAAATCGAAGCCCCGGTTGAACGTCTCGAAGGCGTCCTGTTTCGCAACATCCTCGAAAACTCTAGTTCCGGCACGCGCGTCGAAACGGTATTTGGATCCAGTATGGTGGCCAGCCGAATCCGACTCGCCAATGACGGCCAAGATGTTCAGTTGACTCTTCAAGCGGGTGTCCAGCATGACGTCCCAGTCAATCAGATCAAACGAATCCAATTCGCCAGTGCGCGTCAGATGCTTGCCAGTCAGCCACCTGCATCCAAACGCATGCAACCATACCTAAAGACCGGAATCTCTGAATCATTGTTTGACGCATGGTTCGCGCCATCGTCGGATAAGGACGACATCCTCGCTGCCGCGGGTGGCGAAATCGAATACCGCATCGAATCGGGTTTTGAAAACTTCACCGGCAGCGTCTCCCGCGCGTCCGAATCAGAAGGCAAAGGTAAAATCAAAATTCAAATCGTTGTCGATGATGAGGTCCGCTGGGAACAAGACGTCCAAGACAGCGAGTTAGCCGGGTTTCAAATTTCGGTCGCGGGCGCTCGTCGCATCAAACTATCGGTCCAGCCTACGAACGATGGCGATATCGGTGACCTTGTTCGATTCTTTAAACCGAGACTGCTGAAGTAA
- the dapF gene encoding diaminopimelate epimerase: MNITKMHGAGNDYVYIDCFSQAVPENLPELAQKISHRHFGVGGDGLVLIRPSEVADARMQMFNADGSESEMCGNAIRCVAKFIYDHGINSSKSLNIETGAGILKLDCETDDDGLVSQVTVDMGPPELVGPKVPTTISGDEQGHVIDVPVEFAGQTFKVTCVSMGNPHCVIFVPEATDELVLGLGPKIETDPRFPNRINVEFVEVISPTEVRQRTWERGSGETWACGTGASAVCVAGVLSGRTERQILNHLLGGDLTLRWDETSGHVIKTGPATEIFSGQWNG; encoded by the coding sequence ATGAACATTACAAAGATGCATGGCGCCGGAAACGACTACGTTTACATTGACTGCTTTTCCCAGGCAGTACCGGAAAACCTCCCCGAACTTGCCCAAAAGATCTCTCACCGCCACTTCGGAGTTGGCGGAGACGGACTGGTGCTGATCCGTCCAAGCGAGGTCGCTGATGCTCGCATGCAGATGTTCAATGCCGACGGTAGTGAAAGCGAAATGTGCGGCAATGCAATCCGCTGCGTCGCCAAATTCATTTATGACCACGGAATCAACTCCTCGAAATCGCTGAACATCGAAACCGGTGCGGGCATTCTGAAACTTGACTGCGAAACCGACGATGATGGCCTGGTATCGCAGGTCACCGTCGACATGGGACCACCCGAATTGGTCGGGCCAAAAGTTCCCACAACGATCTCCGGCGATGAACAAGGTCATGTCATCGATGTCCCAGTCGAGTTTGCCGGTCAGACATTTAAGGTGACCTGTGTCTCGATGGGAAATCCCCACTGCGTAATCTTTGTTCCCGAGGCGACTGACGAGTTGGTGCTGGGCTTGGGACCAAAAATCGAGACCGATCCGCGTTTTCCGAATCGGATCAACGTGGAATTCGTCGAAGTGATTTCGCCAACCGAAGTCCGACAGCGAACCTGGGAACGTGGATCCGGCGAAACCTGGGCCTGCGGTACCGGGGCGTCCGCCGTCTGTGTTGCAGGTGTCCTTTCCGGTCGAACCGAACGACAGATTTTGAATCACCTGCTCGGTGGCGACCTGACATTGCGTTGGGACGAAACGTCTGGCCATGTCATCAAGACCGGGCCCGCGACAGAAATCTTCTCCGGTCAATGGAACGGCTGA
- a CDS encoding S1C family serine protease, whose protein sequence is MMRFLLSIAFTAQVLVGVCSAQQTSATREIQQKIAKIYGAGGVRGLEAYQSGFVVSPEGHIATVWSYVLDVEPIVVLDDGRRFESKIIGIEPSLELAVLKIEASDLPYFEVGKELNAEWGDPILAASNLFNIASGNEPASLMQGVISGITNLDARRGVFKTPYRGKILVLDLIANNPGAAGGAVVDDSGKLLGMLGKELRDANTGVWLNYAIPIDALRKAIGDIIAGRATTTPPEETPVLPRERSHNLATLGLVLVPDVLENTPVYVDTVTKGSAAEKAELRPDDLILLLNGIRVGDQKSFTELLRRIDRRDAISLTIQRESEVLPVRLVP, encoded by the coding sequence ATGATGCGATTTTTATTATCGATCGCTTTCACAGCCCAAGTCCTCGTTGGCGTTTGCAGTGCCCAACAAACATCTGCGACACGCGAGATTCAACAGAAGATCGCCAAGATTTATGGTGCCGGCGGTGTCCGCGGCTTGGAAGCCTATCAAAGTGGCTTTGTCGTTTCGCCGGAAGGACACATCGCGACCGTCTGGAGCTATGTCTTGGATGTGGAACCCATCGTGGTTCTGGATGACGGACGACGGTTTGAGTCCAAAATTATCGGGATCGAACCATCTCTCGAACTCGCCGTTTTAAAGATCGAGGCATCGGACTTGCCTTATTTTGAAGTCGGTAAAGAGCTAAACGCCGAATGGGGCGATCCGATCTTAGCGGCAAGCAACCTATTCAATATCGCTTCTGGGAATGAACCGGCGAGCCTGATGCAAGGAGTCATTTCCGGCATCACCAATCTGGATGCTAGGCGAGGCGTTTTTAAGACGCCTTATCGTGGCAAGATTCTTGTCTTGGACCTCATTGCCAACAATCCCGGTGCGGCAGGTGGCGCTGTCGTTGACGATAGTGGGAAACTGCTTGGCATGCTAGGAAAGGAACTTCGCGATGCCAATACGGGCGTGTGGCTGAACTATGCGATCCCAATCGATGCGCTTCGCAAAGCCATTGGCGATATCATCGCGGGACGTGCCACAACGACTCCACCGGAGGAAACCCCGGTGCTACCGCGCGAGCGTTCACACAACTTGGCGACATTGGGATTGGTACTGGTCCCCGATGTTCTCGAAAACACGCCGGTGTATGTCGACACAGTGACCAAAGGCAGCGCCGCCGAAAAAGCCGAATTACGCCCCGACGATCTGATCCTGTTGTTGAATGGCATCCGTGTTGGCGATCAAAAATCTTTTACCGAACTGCTTCGACGAATCGATCGGCGTGATGCGATCTCACTGACGATCCAACGTGAGAGCGAAGTACTGCCCGTCCGGCTTGTTCCCTAA
- the xerC gene encoding tyrosine recombinase XerC, translating into MNSAIAQFLRYLVNERNASELTIKSYREDLFSFVEWLEATHGRVPHPAQLTPQDLRAFQSALQQAEYARTSIARKLAALRSFYKFAMREGIANSNPAKPLRNPRRQRKLPHVLTDDEIGRLLLAPPADKADGLRDRAILETMYSAGLRVSELVGLQDGDLDMAEGIVRVRGKGRKERICPLGSFAIKAIQAYSGKRERSPEANALGRKAPVFVNRFGNGLTTRSIGRMLEKHLAIAGLDSRTSPHTLRHSFATHLLDRGADIRSVQELLGHKSLATTQIYTHVSAASLLQVYEKAHPRAV; encoded by the coding sequence ATGAACTCGGCCATTGCACAGTTCTTGCGTTATTTGGTCAACGAACGCAACGCGAGTGAGTTGACGATCAAATCCTATCGCGAAGATCTCTTTTCGTTCGTCGAATGGCTTGAAGCGACACACGGTCGTGTTCCCCACCCTGCTCAATTAACCCCGCAGGATTTGCGAGCCTTTCAGTCGGCACTACAACAAGCCGAATACGCTCGCACAAGCATCGCTCGAAAGTTGGCCGCATTAAGAAGCTTCTATAAGTTTGCGATGCGAGAGGGTATCGCGAACAGTAATCCGGCAAAACCACTTCGCAATCCACGTCGACAACGGAAGTTGCCTCACGTGCTGACTGACGATGAGATCGGTCGTCTGCTGCTGGCGCCGCCTGCTGATAAGGCCGACGGGCTACGCGATCGAGCGATCTTGGAAACGATGTATTCCGCAGGGCTTCGGGTAAGCGAGCTTGTCGGGCTGCAAGACGGCGATCTGGATATGGCCGAAGGGATCGTGCGTGTACGTGGTAAAGGGCGCAAAGAGCGAATTTGCCCTCTAGGGTCGTTCGCGATCAAAGCGATTCAGGCGTATTCAGGCAAACGCGAACGCAGTCCAGAAGCGAACGCCTTGGGACGCAAAGCACCGGTCTTTGTCAATCGGTTCGGCAACGGACTGACAACACGAAGCATCGGTCGGATGTTGGAAAAGCACCTTGCGATCGCCGGGCTGGATTCAAGAACGAGCCCTCACACGCTCCGTCATTCCTTTGCGACACATCTGCTGGACCGAGGGGCTGACATTCGCAGCGTTCAAGAGTTGCTCGGTCACAAAAGCTTGGCAACAACGCAAATCTACACGCACGTTAGCGCTGCGAGCCTGCTGCAGGTCTATGAAAAGGCTCACCCGAGGGCAGTCTAA
- a CDS encoding ATP-binding protein, with product MASLYVVRGRDQGKHFVLAGPVVRIGRDTHNDVQLLDGEASRNHAEIRIESNGVCTLIDLNSSNGTQVNGHTVGEQRLASGDRIEIGGTLLIFTGTGQPTAVEAAHGVDIVRHGGAADASRIVSSFVRPTSRPGVIPFRSDSASDVVAEASPPFETAVSDKSDDPIEGSISTLTDTDRSLEVMYLTALAVGRTDDLDELLDRILQLVFDWVDADRGCIMLRDAETSELRPAARCDRQTDGGQKHEAPISISSTILDYVLERAEGVRTSDASDDARFDAAASIVQGGVREALCVPLQGRYDIVGALYIDTYTSPGQIVRRGTTHRFTDEHLRLITAIGHQAALAIEDTFYYSALLQSERLAAMGQAIATLSHHVKNILQGIRGGSFLIESGLKHEDTDAVKRGWTIVDRNQDRISNLVLDMLTFSKEREPQKVEADLNETIQDVAELMQTRAKESDVLLETFLAEELPEAFFDPDALHQAILNLVTNAIDAVKEQQKQSDAPSDDDELQGKVAVMSNYDPNLGWIVDVVDNGPGIAEDDRQKVFSLFESKKGARGTGLGLPVSAKILKEHGGDLTIVDSPTGAGCCFRMTLPTTQQPATEKDAAETP from the coding sequence ATGGCATCTTTATACGTCGTCCGAGGTCGTGACCAGGGAAAGCATTTTGTGCTTGCAGGGCCCGTCGTGCGCATCGGGCGTGACACGCATAACGATGTGCAATTGCTTGATGGCGAGGCCTCGCGGAACCACGCGGAAATTCGCATCGAGTCCAACGGCGTTTGCACACTGATCGATTTAAACAGCAGCAACGGCACGCAGGTCAACGGGCACACCGTTGGCGAGCAAAGGCTGGCAAGCGGCGACCGAATCGAAATCGGCGGCACGTTATTGATCTTTACCGGGACCGGACAACCGACTGCGGTCGAAGCGGCACATGGAGTCGACATTGTTCGACATGGTGGTGCTGCCGATGCCAGCCGAATCGTGTCCTCTTTTGTTCGCCCGACTTCGCGTCCAGGCGTGATCCCGTTCCGAAGCGACTCGGCGTCCGATGTTGTCGCGGAAGCTTCCCCGCCCTTTGAAACTGCCGTTTCGGATAAATCGGATGACCCGATCGAAGGTTCCATCAGCACGCTCACCGACACGGACCGTTCGCTGGAAGTCATGTACCTGACCGCCCTGGCGGTTGGACGTACAGATGATTTGGACGAGCTGCTCGATCGGATCCTGCAATTGGTTTTTGACTGGGTTGATGCGGACCGCGGCTGCATCATGTTGCGTGATGCAGAAACGAGCGAGCTGCGACCTGCGGCACGTTGCGATCGTCAAACCGATGGTGGCCAGAAGCACGAAGCCCCGATCAGCATCAGCAGCACGATTTTAGACTATGTCTTGGAACGTGCCGAAGGCGTCCGCACAAGCGATGCCAGTGACGATGCGCGTTTCGACGCGGCCGCATCCATTGTCCAAGGCGGCGTTCGTGAAGCCTTATGTGTTCCGCTGCAAGGACGATACGACATTGTCGGTGCGTTATACATCGACACGTACACTTCACCCGGCCAGATCGTCCGCCGTGGGACCACACACCGTTTTACCGATGAACACCTGCGGTTGATCACCGCGATTGGGCATCAAGCGGCGCTGGCGATCGAAGATACTTTTTACTATTCCGCGTTGCTACAAAGTGAACGTCTCGCCGCGATGGGACAAGCGATCGCGACGCTTTCACACCATGTCAAAAACATCTTGCAAGGCATTCGTGGCGGAAGCTTTCTGATCGAATCCGGTCTCAAGCACGAGGACACGGACGCCGTTAAACGTGGCTGGACGATCGTCGACCGGAACCAAGATCGCATTTCGAATCTAGTCCTCGACATGCTGACGTTCTCAAAAGAACGGGAGCCGCAAAAAGTCGAAGCAGACCTAAACGAAACGATCCAGGATGTCGCCGAGCTGATGCAAACTCGCGCCAAAGAATCCGATGTCCTGCTGGAAACGTTCTTAGCCGAGGAGTTGCCGGAAGCCTTCTTTGATCCTGATGCTCTGCACCAAGCGATCTTGAATCTAGTGACCAACGCGATCGATGCGGTCAAAGAGCAACAAAAACAGTCCGACGCTCCCTCGGACGACGATGAGCTACAAGGCAAAGTCGCGGTGATGTCGAACTACGACCCCAACTTGGGTTGGATCGTCGATGTCGTCGACAACGGCCCCGGCATCGCGGAAGACGATCGCCAAAAAGTGTTTTCGCTGTTCGAGTCTAAAAAAGGTGCCCGAGGAACGGGGCTGGGACTACCCGTCAGCGCAAAAATCCTGAAAGAACACGGCGGTGATTTGACTATCGTTGATTCCCCCACCGGTGCCGGCTGCTGCTTCCGAATGACGTTGCCGACGACGCAGCAGCCTGCCACCGAAAAGGACGCCGCTGAAACGCCGTAA